Genomic DNA from bacterium:
AGGTGACGAGGTCGTCGAAATCCGTGAAGTAGTTCGCGGCGTCCGGCCGCGGCGAGGCCTCGACCTGGGCGAGAATGCGCGGAAGCCGCTTGTACTGGAGCGGCCCGACGACGAAGTCGACACGGCTCCGCCCACGGCCGCCGCCAAACAGGGCCGGCCCCAGGCGCTGCGCCATGCAGCCGACGACGCCCAGCAGGAGGCGCTCGCGACGGCCCCGGCGCAGGCCGTCGAGCTGGCTGATGCGCCCGAGCACCCGCTGCTCGGCCTGATCCCGCACCGAGCAGGTGTTGATGATGATGAGGTCCGAGTCCTCCGGCCGCGCCACGGCCTCGAGCCCGGCCGCCTCCAGCACGCCCTCGATCACCTGGGAGTCGTAGGCGTTCATCTGGCAGCCGTAGGTCTCGATGTAGAAGCGGCGCGCCGCCCTCGCCTCGCCCATCCTGCTCCTTTCTCCGCCTAGACCGGCGCGCCGGCCCCCACCGCTTCCGCGCTGAGGAGCGGACCGGCGGTTCCCGTCACGCGGGCCGCCAGCAGCTCGCCGGCCGCCGCGCGCGCGCCCCGCAGGGCCACGCGCTGGTAGTTCTCGCTGGTGCCGATCCAGACGCCGCCCGCGCCCTGCTCCTCGGTGATCACGGCCAGGCGGCGCCCCCGCTGTCGCTCCCGGTAGGCGGCGCCCTTCTCCGCCAGCAGCTCGCGCAGGGCCCGTCCGCGCGCGGCCTTCTCCGCCGCCGTCCCGCCCCCCGGCAGGGCGGCTGCGGCCGTGCCCGGCCGCGGCGAGAAGGGAAAGACGTGCCCGTAGGCGAGCGGGAGCGAGGCCACGAAGTCCAACCCGCGCGCGAAGGCGGCCGCGTCCTCGCCCGGGTGGCCGACGATGAGGTCCGTGCCCAGGCAGGGATCGACCAGCTCCGCGCAGAGCGTCTCCGCCAGCGCGCGGTAGTGGGCCTGCCGGTAGGGCCGCTTCATCGCCCGCAGGACGCCGTCGTCGCCGCTTTGCAGCGACAGGTGGAAGTGCGGGCACAGCCGCGCCGGCTCGGCGCGGAAGAGGGCGCGCAGGGCCGGGCTCAGGTGCCGCGGCAGCAGGGAGCCGAGACGGAAGCGCAGGTCGCGGGTGCCGGCCAGCAGCTGCTCGAGCAGGGCCGCGAGATCGCGCGCCGCCCCGTCGGGATCGCGGTAGAAGCCGAGCTGGATGCCCGAGAGAACGACCTCCCGGTACCCGTGCTCGGCGAGCAGGCGCGCGCGCCCCAGGGTCTCGGCCGCGCCGCGGCTGCGGCTCGCGCCGCGCGCCCGCGGCACGATGCAGAAGCTGCAGCGCAGGTTGCAGCCGTCCTGGATCTTGAGGATGGCGCGGCCGCGCCCGTCCAGGCGGGTGATCGGGTCGTCCCCGACGCGCGCCGGGAAACTCTGCGCCTGCGGCGCCGCGCCCGCGAGCAGCGCGAGCAACTCGCCCTTGCGGCGATTGCCGACGACCAGGTCCACGCCCGGCAGCGCCGCGCCGCCGGCCGGGTCGACCTCGGCCAGGCAACCCGTGAGGAGCACCCGTCCCTGCGCGCTGGCCCGGCGCGCGCGGGCGACGAGGCGGCGCAGATCGGCGTCGGCGCCGGCCGTCACCGTGCAGGAGTTGATGACCGTGAGATCGGCCGGCTCGCCGAAGCGCACGAGCTCCCAGCCCTGGGCGAGGAAGCGCTCCAGGAGCACCTGGGTGTCGTACTGGTTCACCTTGCAGCCCTGCGTGACCAGGGCCACGCGTCCGGGACCGCCAAGCGGAGTCGCCACGCGCACCACCAGTCGGTTAAGGCGAAGGGGAGGCCCGGCTCTCCGACCTCCCCTCGCCACGATCGATCCCGGCGGGGGCCGCGCCGCGGCCCCCGCCCGAGGCAAGCGCGACTAGGCGTCGCCCTCCGGCAGCTCGTCGAGGCCGGCGGCGAGGTCGCCCTCGTCCATGTCCATCCCCTCCTCCTCGGGCTTCTTCTCGCGCGCCGTGAAGCGGGGCTTGCCGTACTTGTCCATGTACTCCTTGTGCGCCTCGCCCCCCTCTTCGCGCAGGCGGTCGCCCACGGAGAGGACGATGCGCCGGCCCTCGTGGTCGACCTTGATCACCTTGGCGGGGATCAGGTCGTCCTCGGCGAAGTGGAGCTCGGGCTGCTTGATGTTGCGGTCGCCGAGGTGGCTGACGGGGATGAAGCCCTCGACGCCGTCCTCGACCTCCACCACCACGCCCCGCTCCAGCGGGCGCACGACCTTCGCCTCGACGAAGGTGCCCTCGACGTACTTCGTGCTCAGCTCGAGCCAGGGATCCGGGGTCAGCTGCTTGACGCCCAGGCTGATGCGACGGATATCCTTGTCGATCGCCAGGATGACGACCTCGATGTCGTCGCCCTTGGCCAGCATCTCGCGCGGGTGGCGGATGCGCCGCGTCCAGCTCATGTCGCTGATGTGCACGAGGCCGTCGATGCCCTCCTCCAGCTCCACGAAGGCGCCGAAGTTCGTCAGATTCCGCACCTTGCCGGGCACGATCGAGCCGATCGGGTACTTGTCGTCCAGCGTGTCCCAGGGATCGGGCTCGGTCTGCTTGAGGCCGAGGCTGATCTTCTCGTTCTCGCGGTCGACGGCGAGGACCTTCGCCTCCACCTCCTGGCCGATGCTCACGATCTTGCTCGGGTGCTTGACGTGGCGGGTCCAGCTCATCTCGCTGATGTGGATGAGGCCCTCGACGCCCTTCTCGAGCTCGACGAAGGCGCCGTAGTCCGTGATCGAGACGACCTTGCCCTTGACCACCGATTCGACGGGGAACTTCGCCTCGACGTTGTCCCAGGGGTAGGGCGTCAGCTGCTTCAGGCCCAGGCTGATGCGCTCGCGCTCGAGGTCGATGTCCAGCACCTTGACCTCGATCTCGGTGCCGATCGCGACCAGCTCGCTCGGGTGGCTGATGCGGCCCCAGCTCATGTCGGTCAGGTGGAGCAGGCCGTCGATGCCGCCCAGGTCCACGAAGGCCCCGAAGTCGGTGATGTTCTTGACGGTGCCGCGCCGCACCTGGCCCTTGGCCAGCTCCTGGATGATCTGGGCCTTGAGGCGGTTGCGCTCCTCCTCGAGGACCGTGCGGCGGCTGACCACGATGTTGCGGCGCCGCTTGTTGAGCTTGATGATCTTGAAGGCGAAGCTCTGGCCGATGAGGGCCTCCAGGTCCGGCACCTGGCGCAGGGCGACCTGGCTGCCGGGCAGGAAGGCGTCCACGCCGAGGAAGCGCACGACGAGGCCGCCCTTGATGCGGCGGTCGACGGTGCCCTCCATGATGTTGCCGGTGTCGTAGGCGTCCTTGATCGTGTCCCAGACCTTGAGGAAGTCGGCCTTCTCCTTGGAGAGCACGACCAGGCCGTCCTGGTCCTCCAGGCTCTCGAGGAAGACGTCCACCTCGTCGCCGACCTTGATCGGCTGGCTGCCGAACTCCGCGCGCGGAATGTAACCCTCGCTCTTGAAGCCGACGTTGATCTGCACCTCGTTCTCGCCGATGTGCAGGATGCTGCCGCGGACGATCTCGCCCTCCTTGATCTCCTTGAGGGTCTGCTCGTACTGGAGCATCTGCTCCTCGAAGCTGACCTCGCGGCGGATCGCGCTCTTGCCGACGCCCAGCTCCTCGACCTCCAGGCCGAGACGGGCGTTCAGTCGCCGGTCCTTGCGCGTCGCCTCGCCGGCCGACGCGGTGTCGCTCTCACCCCCCTTCTTGCTGATTTCGGAGCTCGCCTGGTGCTCGCCAGGGCCCGTGGGGGTCGAGTGCGTGAAGTCCATGGACGCGTTTCCTCCTCAGGGTGATGGTCGCGCCGCCCGGCGATGGCGCCGGGCAACCCGTTGACAGTAGGTCACAAGGCCCTGAAATGCAAGGGGCTCAGGGGCCGCCCGCCTCGCGCTGGAGGCCGGCGATCTCGGCCATGACGCCCTCGCCGAAGGCGTCCAGGAGCGCCCGGCCGCCGAGCCCGCGCGCGGCCAGGGGGGCGATGTGCAGGGGGCGCCCGATCCAGACCTCGATGCGGCTGTGGCGCCGCAGCGCGGCGCGCGGGCGCGCCGTCCCCTTGATGAAGAGCGGCAGCACGGGCGCGCCGCTCTCCTCGGCGAGGAGCCCGAGCCCGAACTTCGCGCGACCGAGGTGGCCCACCGGCTTGCGCGTGCCCTCCGGAAAGAAGAGCACGACGCCGCCCGCCTCGAGCCGCTGGCGCAGGCTGTCGAAACAGGCGCGATCGAAGGTGCCGCGCCGGATCGGCACGGCGCCGAAGGCGCGAATCAGGGCCCCGAAGAGCGCGGGCCGGAAGAGCTCCCGCTTGGCGACGAAGTTGACCGGCCGCGGCACCGCGCTGCCCGCCACCAGCGGGTCGAGCCCGGCGATGTGGTTCGCGGCCACGAGCAGCGGGCCGCGCAGGCGCGCCCGCTCGGCGTGGCGGATGCGGAATCCGAAGAGCAGGCCGAAGACGGCGCGCAGGGCGTGCCAGACGACGAAGTAGTGCGGCCGCATGCGCGGCGCCGGCAGGGCGCGGGTGTCGGCGGTGTAGAGCAGTTCCTCCGGAGAGATCAGGGGCGCCGGCCAGCGCGCCTCGGCCAGGCGCGCGATCTCCGCGACGAGCTCGGCGACGCCCAGACGGCTGTTGTCCAGCACCACGGCGTCCGGCGGTCGCACGAGCGGCGAGTGGCTGCGCTCGCTGTCCAGACGGTCGCGCCGCGCGAGCTCCGCCTCCACCTGCGCCGCATCCACGGCGCGCCCCTGGCCCCGGAAGTCCCCCGCCCGCCGCTGCGCCCGCAGCGGCGCCGGCGCGTCGAGGAAGAGCTTCAGCTCGGCCTGCGGGAAGACGACGCTGCCCATGTCGCGGCCCTCGGCGATGCAGTCGCGGCCCTCGGCGAAGCGGCGCTGCACCTGGACGAGATGCGCGCGCAGGGCCGGCAGGGCGCTGAAGGCGCTCACGGCCGCCGTCACCGCCGCGCCGCGGATCTCCTCGCTGACGTCCTCGCCGCCGAGGAAGAGCCGCACGACGCCCTTCCGGTAGCGGTAGCGCACGGCGAGGCCGGCGAGGAAGGCGTCCAGCGCGGGCCCCTCGGCGGGAGGGAGTCCCGCGCGCAGCGCGGCGAGGGTCGCCGTCCGGTAGAGCGCGCCGCTGTCGAGGTAGTCCAGTCCCAGGGCTTCGGCCACCGCCCGGGCGACGGTGCTCTTGCCGCTGGCGGCGGGGCCATCGATGGTGATCAGCATGCCGCCTCGTCCGCGTCCGCCTCCGGCTCGTCCTGCTCGCGGCTGAGGGCGCCGTCGCTGAAGCGGCGGAGGAGGCCGGGGAACTCGGGGAAGCTCGTCGCCACGCAGGCCGTGTCCCGCACGCGGCTCTCGCCGCGGCTGACCAGACCGAGCACGGCCGCCGCCATCGCGAGGCGGTGGTCGCCGCCGGAGTCGATCTCGGCCCCGCGCAGAGCGCCCCCGCCCGCGACCACGAGATCGTCGCCCTCCACGCGCGCACTCGCCCCGAAGGCCGTCAGGAGGGCGGCCGTCGCGGCCAGACGGTCGCTCTCCTTCACCCGCAGCTCGGCGAGCCCGCGCAAGCGGCTCTCCCCCGTCGCCCGCGCGGCGAGCACGGCGAGGAGGGGAATCTCGTCGATCAGGCGGGGCAGCTCCTCCGGTTGGATCTCCGTCGCGCGCAGGCTGGAGTGCTGCGCGAGCAGATCCGCCACCGGCTCGCCGCCCTCCTCGCGCGGATGGTAGAGCGCGAAACGGGCCCCCATGCGCTGGAGGACGTCGAGGAAGCCCGTGCGCGTCGGGTTGACGCCCAGGTTCTTGACGAGCACGCTGCCGCCCTCGACCAGCAGCGCCGCCGCGATCAGGAAGGCCGCGCTCGAGAGGTCCCCTGGCACGCGCAGGTCGACGCAGCGCAGGGACTGCGGGCCCGCCAGGTGCAGGACGCCCTCGCCGTCGCGCCCCAGCCGGGCGCCCATGCGCGCGAGCAGGCGCTCGCTGTGGTCGCGGCTGAGCTGCGGCTCGCGGTAGGTCGAAGGCCCCGTCGCCTGCAGGGCGGCGAGCAGGAAGGCGCTCTTCACCTGCGCGCTGGCGACCGGGCTCGTCCAGACGCAGCCCTTGAGCGGGGCGCCGCGCAGCGTGAGGGGCGCCGTGCCCTCCGGGCTGAGCGTGAGCGCGGCGCCGAGCGCCGCGAGCGGCGCCTGGACGCGCGCCATCGGCCGGCGCCGCAGGGAGGCATCTCCGTCCAGCGTGACGCTGAAGTCCTGCGCGGCGAGCAGGCCGCAGGCCAGGCGCAGGGTGGTGCCGGAGTTGCCCGCATCCAGGGTCACCCCCGGGGCGCGGAAGCGTCCACCGCGGCCGAACAGGCGCCAGCTCGTGCGCTCCTCCCCCGCCACCGGCTCGATGCGCGCGCCGATCGCCTCGGCGATGGCACGGCTGCGGGCGCAGTCGGCGCCGGCGTTGGCGCCGCGCACGCGGGACTCGCCCTCGCCGAGGGCGCCGAAGAGGAAGGCCCGATGCGTGATCGACTTGTCGCCCGCAGCGACCCAGCGGCCGCGCAGCTTCTTCGCCGGTCGGATCAGGTAGCTCACGCGAACGCCCGATCCCCGCTCAACGCGCCGGGCGCTGCGCGAGCAGATCGCCCAGTGCCTCGATGAGGCGGCGGTTCTCCGCCGCGAGCCCGACGCTGATGCGCACGGCGTTCACCGCGCTGGCGAAGCTGCCCATCGGCCTGACGATGACACCCTGCTCGAGCAGCCGCTCGTAGGCAAGATTGGCGTCGATCGGCAGGAAGGCCATCACGAAGTTGGTCTGGCTGGGCAGCACGCGGCAGCCGAGGGCCGCGAGCTGCTCGCCCAGGTACTGCCGGCCCGCGCTGTTCTCCGCCTTGATGCGGCGCACGCGCTCGCTCTCGCCCAGAGCGGTCAGGGCCGCCACCTGCGAGAGCGAGTTCACGTTGAAGGGGGGCCGTCCGCGCTCGAGCACGGGCAGCAGCTGCGGGTGCGCGACGCAATAGCCCACGCGCAGGCC
This window encodes:
- the aroA gene encoding 3-phosphoshikimate 1-carboxyvinyltransferase; translation: MCSRSARRVERGSGVRVSYLIRPAKKLRGRWVAAGDKSITHRAFLFGALGEGESRVRGANAGADCARSRAIAEAIGARIEPVAGEERTSWRLFGRGGRFRAPGVTLDAGNSGTTLRLACGLLAAQDFSVTLDGDASLRRRPMARVQAPLAALGAALTLSPEGTAPLTLRGAPLKGCVWTSPVASAQVKSAFLLAALQATGPSTYREPQLSRDHSERLLARMGARLGRDGEGVLHLAGPQSLRCVDLRVPGDLSSAAFLIAAALLVEGGSVLVKNLGVNPTRTGFLDVLQRMGARFALYHPREEGGEPVADLLAQHSSLRATEIQPEELPRLIDEIPLLAVLAARATGESRLRGLAELRVKESDRLAATAALLTAFGASARVEGDDLVVAGGGALRGAEIDSGGDHRLAMAAAVLGLVSRGESRVRDTACVATSFPEFPGLLRRFSDGALSREQDEPEADADEAAC
- a CDS encoding MiaB/RimO family radical SAM methylthiotransferase — encoded protein: MPRAGAAARPPPGSIVARGGRRAGPPLRLNRLVVRVATPLGGPGRVALVTQGCKVNQYDTQVLLERFLAQGWELVRFGEPADLTVINSCTVTAGADADLRRLVARARRASAQGRVLLTGCLAEVDPAGGAALPGVDLVVGNRRKGELLALLAGAAPQAQSFPARVGDDPITRLDGRGRAILKIQDGCNLRCSFCIVPRARGASRSRGAAETLGRARLLAEHGYREVVLSGIQLGFYRDPDGAARDLAALLEQLLAGTRDLRFRLGSLLPRHLSPALRALFRAEPARLCPHFHLSLQSGDDGVLRAMKRPYRQAHYRALAETLCAELVDPCLGTDLIVGHPGEDAAAFARGLDFVASLPLAYGHVFPFSPRPGTAAAALPGGGTAAEKAARGRALRELLAEKGAAYRERQRGRRLAVITEEQGAGGVWIGTSENYQRVALRGARAAAGELLAARVTGTAGPLLSAEAVGAGAPV
- a CDS encoding 30S ribosomal protein S1 is translated as MDFTHSTPTGPGEHQASSEISKKGGESDTASAGEATRKDRRLNARLGLEVEELGVGKSAIRREVSFEEQMLQYEQTLKEIKEGEIVRGSILHIGENEVQINVGFKSEGYIPRAEFGSQPIKVGDEVDVFLESLEDQDGLVVLSKEKADFLKVWDTIKDAYDTGNIMEGTVDRRIKGGLVVRFLGVDAFLPGSQVALRQVPDLEALIGQSFAFKIIKLNKRRRNIVVSRRTVLEEERNRLKAQIIQELAKGQVRRGTVKNITDFGAFVDLGGIDGLLHLTDMSWGRISHPSELVAIGTEIEVKVLDIDLERERISLGLKQLTPYPWDNVEAKFPVESVVKGKVVSITDYGAFVELEKGVEGLIHISEMSWTRHVKHPSKIVSIGQEVEAKVLAVDRENEKISLGLKQTEPDPWDTLDDKYPIGSIVPGKVRNLTNFGAFVELEEGIDGLVHISDMSWTRRIRHPREMLAKGDDIEVVILAIDKDIRRISLGVKQLTPDPWLELSTKYVEGTFVEAKVVRPLERGVVVEVEDGVEGFIPVSHLGDRNIKQPELHFAEDDLIPAKVIKVDHEGRRIVLSVGDRLREEGGEAHKEYMDKYGKPRFTAREKKPEEEGMDMDEGDLAAGLDELPEGDA
- a CDS encoding (d)CMP kinase, with protein sequence MLITIDGPAASGKSTVARAVAEALGLDYLDSGALYRTATLAALRAGLPPAEGPALDAFLAGLAVRYRYRKGVVRLFLGGEDVSEEIRGAAVTAAVSAFSALPALRAHLVQVQRRFAEGRDCIAEGRDMGSVVFPQAELKLFLDAPAPLRAQRRAGDFRGQGRAVDAAQVEAELARRDRLDSERSHSPLVRPPDAVVLDNSRLGVAELVAEIARLAEARWPAPLISPEELLYTADTRALPAPRMRPHYFVVWHALRAVFGLLFGFRIRHAERARLRGPLLVAANHIAGLDPLVAGSAVPRPVNFVAKRELFRPALFGALIRAFGAVPIRRGTFDRACFDSLRQRLEAGGVVLFFPEGTRKPVGHLGRAKFGLGLLAEESGAPVLPLFIKGTARPRAALRRHSRIEVWIGRPLHIAPLAARGLGGRALLDAFGEGVMAEIAGLQREAGGP
- a CDS encoding aminotransferase class I/II-fold pyridoxal phosphate-dependent enzyme — translated: TGTYTRADELHDFLDRVPESVLVVVDEAYYEYVDARDYPQTLDWQVKHPNLVVLRTFSKIHSLAGLRVGYCVAHPQLLPVLERGRPPFNVNSLSQVAALTALGESERVRRIKAENSAGRQYLGEQLAALGCRVLPSQTNFVMAFLPIDANLAYERLLEQGVIVRPMGSFASAVNAVRISVGLAAENRRLIEALGDLLAQRPAR